In Apium graveolens cultivar Ventura chromosome 10, ASM990537v1, whole genome shotgun sequence, the following are encoded in one genomic region:
- the LOC141690963 gene encoding uncharacterized protein LOC141690963 produces the protein MSTLSWNCHGLGTPWAIQFLTEVCLQKSPSFIFLSEILCKSERVEKVRSKLGFEGSVTVESQGHSGGIALLWRNKDEVHLISYSKNHVDVIVEIRGWHKFRLTGIYGEPNRAKREETWDLLHNLNTMEDIPWVLIGDMNNVLKQTDKGGGNPYPQRLLNGFQSVLDDCDLHDVNLEGYQFTWERGRGTSNWIEVRLDRALVSSKFIQQFSEMKLTNLEVSTSDHTPIFFEPIVVIKTNHVKRFHFENAWLREPMGEEIVKETWTRYAEKSLQEKLNICAEILSDWGKEITGSFKTRINQHKKIMKALKGRRDLSSVQQYSEAAKQLTEVYNQQEVFWRQRSKQLWLREGDNNSKFFHSSTKSRRKRNLITSLLNNEGQEVSWGSGLEETMEHYFNELFTASNTDWT, from the coding sequence ATGAGCACGTTAAGTTGGAACTGCCATGGGCTTGGGACTCCATGGGCTATTCAGTTCCTAACGGAGGTTTGTCTTCAAAAGTCTCCCAGTTTTATTTTTTTAAGTGAAATATTATGCAAGTCAGAGAGAGTGGAAAAAGTGAGAAGCAAGCTAGGGTTTGAAGGCTCAGTTACAGTTGAGTCACAGGGGCATAGTGGAGGTATAGCCCTATTatggagaaataaggatgaagTACATTTGATTTCATACAGTAAGAATCATGTGGACGTTATAGTGGAAATAAGAGGGTGGCACAAATTTCGTTTGACTGGAATATATGGAGAGCCAAATCGAGCTAAAAGGGAGGAAACTTGGGATCTGTTACACAATTTAAACACAATGGAGGACATACCTTGGGTTCTCATCGGAGACATGAACAATGTCTTGAAGCAAACAGACAAGGGAGGTGGCAATCCATATCCTCAGAGGCTTCTAAATGGGTTTCAATCAGTGCTGGATGATTGTGATTTACATGACGTTAATTTAGAAGGCTATCAGTTTACTTGGGAGCGTGGGCGTGGTACTAGTAACTGGATTGAGGTGCGACTCGATAGAGCATTGGTATCAAGTAAATTTATTCAGCAATTTAGTGAGATGAAGCTAACCAATCTTGAAGTATCTACGTCGGATCATACGCCTATTTTCTTTGAGCCAATTGTGGTGATTAAAACAAACCATGTAAAGCGCTTTCATTTCGAAAATGCATGGTTACGAGAACCAATGGGCGAGGAGATTGTGAAAGAAACGTGGACGAGATATGCAGAAAAATCTTTACAGGAGAAGCTAAATATATGTGCAGAGATTTTATCAGATTGGGGGAAGGAGATAACGGGAAGTTTCAAAACTCGTATTAATCAGCACAAGAAAATAATGAAAGCTCTGAAGGGTAGAAGAGACTTAAGCTCAGTTCAGCAGTACAGTGAAGCAGCTAAACAACTAACAGAAGTTTATAATCAGCAAGAAGTGTTCTGGAGACAACGCTCGAAACAGCTGTGGCTGAGAGAAGGAGATAATAACAGTAAATTCTTCCACTCATCAACAAAATCTCGACGCAAAAGAAATCTTATAACTTCGTTGCTGAATAATGAAGGCCAGGAGGTTAGTTGGGGATCTGGTCTTGAAGAAACGATGGAGCATTACTTTAATGAGCTTTTCACTGCATCCAACACGGACTGGACATAG
- the LOC141690964 gene encoding uncharacterized protein LOC141690964 — translation MESYTKWVFHGEKRRSGVEAETSLGNNDPRDDDIYDAREMLQDFADAHGNFGNGEEEPTATVKIFYEMLDGASEPLYPNYPSSTTLSFVNRLLYFKNKHGCSNKGFDELLELIGSVLPEKHNIPETYYDVKKMISGLNMGYEKIDACENDCMLFYKENSKKTCCDICHKSRYKDRKDNQKKLISRKILRYFPLIPRLQRLYMSDQTAKYMTWHHDRVIVDGQLSHPADGDEWKAFDARFPRFAKEARNIRLGLSSDGFDPFHDPLARDYTVWPVVVVVYNLPPSMCMKAPYMFMPLIVPGPNDPTKELHIYLRPLIDEPKLLWHTGVETYDRSSCINFHMMAALMWTISDFPALAMLSGWSTKGKLSCHVCSGDIKGFQLRNGCKPSFFCTVRYFLEPGDPLRSSTKFGKKQVRSVTARHSGGRGKTVCDLIQFPPPGKLTKRRPRDYGVTHNWTHYSPFFELPYWEIIDLRHNIDVMHTEKNVFENIFYTILADKNKTKDNLKSRYDCEELGIRRELWVQDGDIMPHAPYALLREQVDNLFEWMSTLKLPDGYILNISMCVNFEKHTIHGMKSHDCHIFMQKLLPIICRDLLPRQVADAIIELSNFFQDLCASTLKYSDLLKMEKDIVRIISKFVTIFTPSFFDPMEHLPLHLATEWPC, via the coding sequence ATGGAGTCATATACTAAATGGGTTTTTCATGGCGAAAAGCGTAGGTCCGGGGTTGAAGCTGAGACTAGTTTGGGTAATAATGATCCTAGAGATGATGATATATATGATGCACGTGAAATGCTTCAAGACTTTGCGGATGCACATGGAAATTTCGGGAATGGTGAGGAGGAACCGACTGCAACAGTAAAAATTTTTTATGAGATGTTAGACGGTGCTTCTGAACCTCTTTATCCAAATTATCCAAGTTCTACCACTTTGTCATTCGTAAATAGGTTGTTATATTTCAAGAATAAGCATGGTTGTAGTAACAAGGGCTTTGATGAGTTACTTGAACTTATTGGGTCAGTATTGCCGGAGAAACACAATATACCTGAGACATATTATGATGTGAAAAAGATGATAAGTGGTTTGAATATGGGATATGAAAAGATTGATGCTTGCGAGAATGATTGCATGTTATTTTACAAGGAAAATAGTAAAAAGACATGTTGTGACATATGTCACAAAAGTCGATATAAAGACCGAAAAGATAACCAAAAGAAGCTGATTTCAAGAAAGATCTTGCGATACTTTCCACTTATACCGAGACTACAACGTTTATACATGTCTGATCAAACTGCTAAGTATATGACGTGGCACCATGATAGGGTCATAGTTGATGGTCAGTTATCTCACCCGGCAGATGGAGATGAATGGAAAGCATTTGATGCTAGATTTCCGAGATTTGCAAAAGAGGCACGAAATATCAGACTTGGCCTTTCTAGTGATGGATTTGACCCATTTCATGATCCACTTGCCAGGGATTATACCGTATGGCCCGTTGTGGTGGTTGTTTACAACCTTCCACCATCTATGTGCATGAAAGCTCCATATATGTTCATGCCTCTCATTGTTCCCGGTCCTAATGATCCTACAAAAGAACTACATATTTACCTCCGACCATTAATTGATGAACCGAAGCTATTATGGCATACAGGAGTGGAAACATATGATAGGTCATCATGCATAAATTTTCATATGATGGCTGCACTAATGTGGACTATTAGCGACTTTCCAGCACTTGCGATGTTAAGTGGATGGTCGACTAAGGGTAAGTTGTCTTGTCATGTATGTAGTGGTGATATCAAAGGCTTTCAACTGAGGAATGGTTGTAAGCCTTCTTTCTTTTGCACTGTTCGATATTTTTTGGAACCGGGTGATCCATTGAGGAGTAGCACAAAGTTTGGAAAGAAACAGGTTCGTTCTGTCACAGCTCGACATTCAGGTGGAAGGGGAAAGACTGTATGTGATCTTATACAATTTCCTCCTCCAGGAAAGTTAACAAAAAGAAGACCTCGGGACTATGGTGTTACTCATAATTGGACTCATTATTCTCCATTTTTTGAGCTCCCGTATTGGGAGATAATTGATCTTCGTCACAATATTGATGTCATGCATACTGAAAAGAatgtttttgaaaacattttctacACCATATTAGCTGACAAGAACAAGACCAAAGATAACTTAAAATCAAGGTATGATTGTGAGGAACTTGGTATTCGACGTGAGTTGTGGGTTCAAGATGGAGACATAATGCCACATGCTCCATATGCGCTCTTGAGGGAACAAGTTGATAATTTGTTTGAGTGGATGTCAACACTTAAACTTCCAGATGGTTACATTTTAAATATATCTATGTGTGTGAATTTCGAAAAACATACTATTCATGGTATGAAATCGCATGATTGTCATATTTTCATGCAAAAATTATTGCCTATTATTTGTCGTGACTTATTACCGAGGCAAGTGGCTGATGCCATTATTGAATTGTCTAACTTCTTCCAAGATTTATGCGCATCTACCTTGAAATACTCCGATTTGttaaaaatggagaaagatattGTGAGAATAATATCTAAGTTTGTAACCATCTTTACTCCCAGTTTCTTTGACCCGATGGAGCACTTGCCACTACATTTGGCCACCGAGTGGCCCTGTTAG